TTATCTGAAAATAGTATTACATTTTTTCTTATAGCTTCTGATAGGTTAAATTCTTTATTATTTATAAGTAACTCCAAAGTTTCTAATTTTGATAATATAAAAAAGTTGTTAACTAGATTTTTTAGATATAATGCTTTTACTTCTATAATATTTAAATATTCATTCAAGTCCTCTTTTGTCATAGTTTTAGATGTTTTAATTAGCTCCATATACCCAATAAGTGAGGTTAAAGGAGTTCTTAAGTCATGTGATATATTTGATATTAGAGTTTTTAAGTTTCTTTCATACTCTATCTTCAGACTCTTCATTTCTCCATAGTGATCTATTATATTATTTATTTTTGCTACCAATTCATTAATTGTTTTAGATCGTGTTTGTGTGAGAATTCTTCCTTTAAAATCTTCTTTTTTAGATATATCTATATCATGTGATATATTTTCAAATTGTGCCATTAATCTAGTAATTACTATTAACAAAATTATGTTTAAGCAAATAGATGCAAATAAAAATAAAATCATATCAAATCTCCTAACCTATATCCTATTCCCCAAAGTGTAGTAATTATTTCTGGATTATCTGGATTATTTTCTATTTTTTTTCTTAATCTTCTTATATGCACGTTTATTATATTATCATTATCGTAGTAAGGCTCATTCCATACTAATTCAAATAATTCAGTTTTTGTAAAAACTTTTTTAGGATTATTCATTAGTAGTTTCAGAGTTTTGAGTTCTTTAGGTGTTAATCCTATTTTCTCATTATTTCTAATTAAAATATATCTATCTAAATCCAAAATAACATTACCTATTTTTATTTGTTTCTCTTTATTTAGCGAAATATTATAGTTTGTATTTCTTCTAAGCCGAGAATTTACTCTTGCTTTTAACTCTAATATAGAAAATGGCTTAGAAATATAGTCATCTCCTCCGAATTCTAGTCCACGAACTATATCACTCTCCTCATCTTTTGCAGATAAAAGTATAATAGGAACATTGCTTTCCTGTCTTATTTTTTTCATAACTTCTATCCCGTTTATATAAGGTAACATTACATCTAGCAAAACTAAGCTTACATCTTCATTAAACATTTTAAATCCTTCTAGCCCATCAAAAGCTTGAATAACATTATATCCTTCTTCTTGTAGTGCTTTGAAAATTAAGTTATTTATTTCCTTGTCATCTTCTACCAATAGTATGGCTAGTTTTTCCACTTTACCACCTCAAGGTAATTATAGCACGTATATACAATTTTTAAATAGAATAATGTTAAATTTGTATGTATTTTGCATTATAAGAAAATATTATTACAAAAAAGACTGATTTTCAAAAATAATCCACTATTTTTGAGAATCAGTCTTTATAAATATTATCTATTTTATATATTTCATTATTTCAACACATATGTTATTACCCCAATAGACACCTTTTGGAGTCATGTTGTATTTATTATTTTTCTTTACTAAATATTCTTTTTCTAATAATTCATCCAAAAAGCCTCTAACTTCTTCTTTTAATATATCTTCATATTCACATATAGGAATATAACATTCTTGTATACATCCAACTAGTTGAGATATTTTTTTATACTTACTATCCATAAGCATTCCTTCAGCATTATTTTTCTCAATGTTTTCTACATACTCTCTATATTTATCTATATCTCCTGGATTTGCATATACTAAATTTCCAAAATTTCCTCCAGCAGCGGCACCTATAGCTAGTGTATCTGCTCCTTTATGACGTGCTCTTATATATTCATAATTATCATGATTGACTAACTTAGTAAGTTCTAATAATGAAAATCCATTAGATAATGATTTATTGTATATAGTGTTGAAAAATTCTAAATCTTTATCATTTTCATTTACATTTTTATTTTTAAGTAGCGAGTTTTCCATCATTATTAGTGAATAAAACGAAAATCCACCTAAATCTAAAGAAAATATTGTATCTAAATCATATAATAGTTCACTAGTATCCTCATCTGGATAGTTATATATAAGGTCTACGTTTATATTTTTAAAGCCCATCTCTTTCATATTCTGTATCTTTTCACATGCAGTTTTTCCAGTACCTTTTCTACCTAAAAATATTCTTCCTCTATCATT
The sequence above is a segment of the Gottschalkia purinilytica genome. Coding sequences within it:
- a CDS encoding sensor histidine kinase, which produces MILFLFASICLNIILLIVITRLMAQFENISHDIDISKKEDFKGRILTQTRSKTINELVAKINNIIDHYGEMKSLKIEYERNLKTLISNISHDLRTPLTSLIGYMELIKTSKTMTKEDLNEYLNIIEVKALYLKNLVNNFFILSKLETLELLINNKEFNLSEAIRKNVILFSDKITLLNLTPTVTLPEKDVFITSDKDIVDRILSNLISNSIKYGREGKVIGLSLEVEDGHVLIKVWDKGIGIDEKDVPYIFDKGYRVVKGYDDLESSGIGLNIVKKLVEQVGGEISVFSKPYEKTVFEVKLKM
- a CDS encoding response regulator transcription factor, with amino-acid sequence MEKLAILLVEDDKEINNLIFKALQEEGYNVIQAFDGLEGFKMFNEDVSLVLLDVMLPYINGIEVMKKIRQESNVPIILLSAKDEESDIVRGLEFGGDDYISKPFSILELKARVNSRLRRNTNYNISLNKEKQIKIGNVILDLDRYILIRNNEKIGLTPKELKTLKLLMNNPKKVFTKTELFELVWNEPYYDNDNIINVHIRRLRKKIENNPDNPEIITTLWGIGYRLGDLI
- a CDS encoding coproporphyrinogen-III oxidase family protein — its product is MFKERAKSHHASHGMMMSYFRGKKSIGEHLQEAQTGDKENAIYLHVPFCNKICTFCTMRRSLCKPSEDYADLVVREIEYYAKQEYIKSSKYKSVYFGGGTPTTLDADELEKILKALNNNLNIEDNAEVSIETTITELTEDKLNVFKENGVNRFSIGIQTFNDRGRIFLGRKGTGKTACEKIQNMKEMGFKNINVDLIYNYPDEDTSELLYDLDTIFSLDLGGFSFYSLIMMENSLLKNKNVNENDKDLEFFNTIYNKSLSNGFSLLELTKLVNHDNYEYIRARHKGADTLAIGAAAGGNFGNLVYANPGDIDKYREYVENIEKNNAEGMLMDSKYKKISQLVGCIQECYIPICEYEDILKEEVRGFLDELLEKEYLVKKNNKYNMTPKGVYWGNNICVEIMKYIK